A stretch of DNA from Rhizoctonia solani chromosome 9, complete sequence:
TGCCTACCGCAAGTGCGAGCAGTATTTCTGCGGAAGCGAGTGCAACGCCTATGGTACGTCAGTACTAATGCACAAGAGAGATATAGTCTCAGTTTTTTTTCACAGGCCGACGCTGTGATCGGTGTATTGGGTCTGACAACCCGTCGGGAGAACAGCAAGCCAATGGTGCTTCTTCTGGATTCCCTGATTTGGGTACTTTGGTGGGACTCGATGATCCTGCTCCTGGCCTTGACGGATAAATACTACGGTTATAACTGAATTTAATATTGTGTTTTGTATATATATGATTGAATGGTTGTCGCAATTAACAAATCGCATTGTATCATACAGGCATTCACCAAATCATGTGAGTTTCATGTATACTACGTTCCAATTTCTCAGATCTTTGGGCGATTTCTGAGCGTGTATGAGCATTAACAGACATATGTGACTTCACTGTTTATTTCAGAGGGTTTCATGGATGTATGGAGACTTTGCGGTGATTGATTATGATCAGAGCATACATATATCCCGCTTTGCAAATAGAGCTCCAGGAGCGCGTAAGGTGGCCACCCAATGCTTCCCAACAAACAACAGAACCCTTCGTTGGACTTTAGCGTTCGACAAAAAATTATTGCTCATCTCTGTGAAAAAAGGCTTTGATGTACTTCGGAAAATCCCAGGTAATGGTATGCCAGTTGTGACGCAACTTTATTTCCTAGATAGGGTTTAATCTAGCACTTCAAGGCTGTATTATAAGGTGTGCTACATCAAATAAATCCCAATCGATTGGCTATATAGCATGTACGAAGATTAGCTACTCATTCTGGCTATGCTCCGGCCAAGTTGACCTTGATGCCTTATGATACTGGTTGCAACTGTACAAGTACAAGAAGTACATATACTTCTTTGTCCTCCAATATCCTTAATGGTATGGCACTCAATCGTAAATTTTGTACGAGCGCCGCAAAAAGCCAGTGAAATGGTGCTTTTAACTTGGAGCCTTGACAACAATAGAAACGGGCGGCCGCTCAGAGGCAGTGAAGTTTTCAGGTCCTGAACACTCTAAGGCTCGTAGCAAAGCTTTCGGCCGACGCACTAATTACAGCTGCTCACACATTAGCGAATTTAACCTTCTCCCTGCTACATTTGGCTCGTAACACCGTCACAAGATTATTCTCATTTACTCATCGTTTACCGTACGATTAACCATAAGGGTTGTGCGCATGGTTCTATCGTAATTCAACATATTCTAGGTACAACTTGAAATTTCACGGCCAAAGAAATGACCACGTTCAGAGGGCTATATATGGTATTCAATAACCTCCGCGTGGAACGGAAGACGGCCATGCCATACAGCAGGGTGCGTCACTTGAACTCGGGGCAAACTCTGGAAACAAGCAAATGCCATTCAATCTTCCGATCCGGGCCCGGACCGCTTGAACCTTGATGAGTACTTGGCACTTTTTTCCTACTGGCTGACTATATCTAAGCGAAAGATACCCTATGAGATGTTCCATCGGCTGGAGGGGACATCTATTCCGACGCCCTATGACACGATTAGATTCTCAATTGATCCATCTTTACCCAGACCGGATGGCAGTGTTCTAGCAGCTACCACATCGAGTGCAATGTGCTGTATGTATGCGGGGCTAGTACGTATATAGTGACCCTGAGTTATAGGACAATGCCACTTGGTTCGGGGGCCTTGTGGCTATAAGTTTAAAGAGAGTTCACCAGAAATGACCATGGTTATTTTCCGAGGGTCACGTCTTCAGAAAGAAGGCGGGAGTTATGAAACATGGATAGAATTTGATAATAAGAAGATCCATGGTGGAGAGATATTTAAATACGGGCTGGGGTTAGGTACGAGTCCGGATAGATCTACTTACCAAGCCCGAGGTTCTCGACCAAGGCAAACACGCACCTGTCCGAAGATATGGTAGATAAACCGGGAGATGGGGAAAGCCGAAAAGTAGTCTCTTTATGACCAACCATATACTCATAATACTATTCTCGTATTCTTTCCCTGGGGTGTCAGGTAATATGTGCTGTCTAGAATCGCACACCCTGGGGGTTGGATTCATCCGCATATCTACCACAAATCAGATTGATTAACTACTACACGAGAGTTTAGTTACCAAAGAACGACCACCGGACTCGGGACCGAAAATACCGGCATATGTATACATTCGGCACTCACCGAGGGAGGCACTGACAGTGGGATACAGTAGCATATAATACTTGATTTCATGGTCAGTTATAGCATGTATTAATAGTCCTTGCGCAGTCAGAAATGACAATAGAGTATGCCCACTCGCAGAAGCACCGCTGTTGGAGGGCACCGGAAGAAATGTTGATTAAGTCGACCCACGAGTCTCACAGTGTAACGACACTCACGACGCCAGATGCTCAGCAATTGGATTTAGGAATGAATGACATCTGACTTAGTTAGGAAATATCATTTTCATGGTATCTCGATGGATGGAATCGTAGCAAACATTTACGAATAAATTTGAACATAGATGACGGGAGATTTCGTTCCTCCTACCTAATTAAATAAGCACCCGACTAGCTTGTAGTGTTCAGGTAGCTAAGGAAAATAAGGTCGAATATAACAAGAATAAGATGTGTATATTAGTTCAACAAACCAAAAACGACTCTTACTAAAATTCGTTACTCTCGGGCAGAGGATATCCGACGAATTTGAAGATAAGACAAACTTGGGTAAGCAATTAAATTAAGCCGTGGCCACGACACGATATACTCACGTAACCTCCGGGAGGAGCCACAATCCTTCACGAACTACCATAGCCATCACATGCATGTAAAAATAAGCTCAATTGATGAAACGGAGTGAAGCGTTTGCCTCTGGATAGTAGTATCTCCAAACGTGCATGTGTGCTTTTGGTTAGCTAAGCTTGTACACGCAAATGCCTCAAGGTTGTAGTCCAAGTCAATCAGCCTGGTATTTCATCCAAGGCAATGGAGTTAACTCAAAACTACTGGCTCTGCTACTATTAGAGTTCTCATTGAGTAAGCAGCCCGCGTCGTAATTCCAAGGTGGGTAAGTGGGCGTTTTCAGTGTTCAGGCATTTTATCCGTGAGTACCAACACATAGGTCAAATTAGATGACATAACAAACTATCTTGCATCAGCATCGCATCCACTTCGGCTTGTACTGACGTGAATAGTCGTGCACAAGGTAACGAAGCCTTTCTGCCTCGTGAAATTCGGGAACGATAAGCACGAATCCCCGCATGAGCATTCAGGAAGTCGAGACCGACGAACACTGAGGTGGAAGTATCTCTTCATGTATGAAGACCTACAATTTGGCATACGTAAGGGTACATTAATTCTACCATATTTGTCCTGTTGATATACAGATAAACTACATTTTAAGAAGTGCCAAATATGGCAGCTCTATGTATCTTGTAAGCGATCATTCCTTGATCAATCGATCACTGATCTCCTCTGCAAACAACTCATGCCAACTTGGTTTATAGGCGCAAACATGTGATTCGACGCATCGGCTGATATACCTATATCCAAGGCACACATGTTTTTTTTTGACTCCGAATCGGAGAATGAAATTCGCTCTAGTACGTTGCGTGCCCGTGAAAGGCCCCATTGTAGATCTAGATCTTTCGTTGGTCTTAGCCTCGATCAGGTGAATAGGGATAGGGCCACACAGCTGCTTATTGTACACGCAGGCGCTTTGTTCGTCCCCCCACTGTCATGAACAATCGTTGGAATTGACTATCCTGTGACTTCTGATCTCCTCGTGGCTGGCGGAGGGTTCAACCATCCGGATTTTCGGCTACATAGGGTCTATCTTTTGATTTTTGTTTCCTCGGGGGCCAAGGATACTTGTCACCATGATATATAAGAGATGTCGCTTTTGATTCCTTCCAGTTTACTCACTATAGCTATCCATCATGCCTATTCCTTGTGAAGTAGTTGGGTCCATCCCACGACCACTCAAGCTCCAACGTGCATTTGCAGCGTATGAAGCAAGGCAAATGTACGCATCTTTGACCTATCGTGCAGCTGGTAATCTCATCTCAAACAACGACTCAGAACCTTTGAACAGCTCGAGCCGGAAATTAATCATGCTTGCGAGGATACGATTCGACGAATGGAGGACGCTGGCCAACTTGTCATTACTGACGGAGAGCAGAGGATTAGTTCTTTCGCGACATATCCTATCTTCGAGTGGGTGATTATCGCCCCACCCGTCTCTTCATGCTACTTACAAACCGGGGATAGTACACTGCACGGAACGGGACTAGCAGAGAATCTTGTGCTCGACGGACACGGTCAGGTCAGCAACGTTATTACACTAATTCAATGTCTAGAAGACTGACCTGGTGTATTTCGCCTCTGTATGCCCAGATGTTTGCAATGTATGTGTTCACCGGCCGACTAGCGCTCGGACTTGACTAACTCCCCGTTCCCCTCGGAAAACTTAAAATGACCCTATATCGTTCGGACTAATTTAACCCTTTGTATACGGACATAAATGGTGCCTGCTGCGCCCATGTGATTGCCCTAACACATAATCTCTCTGACTATATTCACTTTGACCTGACGGCCCGTTTCGGCGACCATTCCATCTCACTCCAAAAGCTTTGCCGACGGACATGAACGCCGTCTCCCACGTCTGGTTTCGGGACCGTTTAGGTTCAAGACTTTTGCTGCAGATTACATGGCTCAGGGTTTACACTTTGCCCAGAACTTGGTGAAGCAGGTGAGTTTCGTCATAACTGCATCCACTTTGGATATTTTCATCCCTTCTTTTACTATACAACTGCCTGATTGCTCTACTTTGATATTATATCCTTCGTTTTTAGATGTTGACAGTCTTTTAGGCAGTGGTTGCACCAAGTATGCTCAGTTTACTGTACCCTTTGAAATCGGAAATACCGGGCTACACCCGCGAACAATTTTTAGCTGATCTGTGTGACCAGGTTCGTTTTACGTTCTACATCATTTCGAGTAACTTCTAACATCAAAATTTTTCAACTATTCATTGATGCAATGCAACTATCATTTTCTCGTTCATATTCAATCTACGGCCTCGTAGTGCGAAACAGATATTCGCAAATGCTTCCAGGCTGGAGCAGTCCGCGTATCGATAGATTTCACTGAGGGACGGCTCGCTCTTAGGAACGACAGTCGAAATCCGTGGACCGGGTGAGTGCTATCCTTTTCGAAGACCGAGACTAGACTACGGTTTCTATGTTGGAGGTGTGCTTCTTCCGTACATCCCAATTCCACATGTCCCTGCAATGTGAATCGCCAACCTTTGTTGTTTCCGTTCGACTAACGAGCGCCTATCAGTGAACGTTTGCTAGACTTTTTCCTCGAACTTAACAATCGGGTGATCAATCGGTTTACAGCCGTCGAACGTGCACATATCGGGGTTCATACATGTCCCGGTGGCGATTGGGACTCAACCCATAGTCTGGATGTTCCATACGAATTGTTGCTTAAGGAAATGTTTAGACTGGTAAGATCTAGTACTCATACGGATGATACTTCTTACTCACGCCTAGGGGTCTTACTTAATCATCGGTATTCCTGAACTTCTTTGACGATTTTTTAACTTTTGGGGTCGCTTATCATCTTTCATGGCTTTTGCAACTGTGTATTTGGAACCCGCTCGACTCATTGACAACGATTCGCTCCGTGAACGCTTCCAGAACGCAGGTTATTTTTTAATTCAATGTGCCTCTGAGAAAGACCGGAATAAAGTTTTCAAGCTCATTGGAAAACACATTCGGCGGGACGCGAATGGTGTCAAGCAGGTACGATATCAAACTAATTAGGCTCTATGTATGACGGCAGGAACTGAATTGGGGTAACGCTCTCGCCTGGCATTTTCTGCAGATGGCGTATATTGGGGTAACGAGTACAATCGACCCAAGGGTAGAATCTCCTGAGGAAATTGCTCAAATGTTGGTTGCCGCGACCAAGTATATTCCTGCTGATCAACTTGGTGCCACAGATGGTACGTCTATCAGTATTTGAGTTATTTCATCGCCAATTACAATTAACTCGGTATTTGCCGTCTTGTTCAGACTGTGGGTTCTCGCCTTTTTGCGATGACAAGAAGCCGTAAGAGTCCTTTCAACACTTCTTGCTTCACTCGCTAACTAGACAAATGCAGGAAACATGGTGGGTCGCCTGACTATGCTCGGGATATTGCCTTCCAAAAGATAGCAGCGCGGGTTAAAGGAGCCCGAATTGCCAGTGAACGACTGGGAATATAAATTAACTTCGGATCGACATTTGTTTGCAATGTGACACTACTCTCCCGCATAGATTTTCGACTGTATTTGTCTGCTGTATTTGTACCTTATTCGAGTTGTGTATGTATGCTTTTTACTTTCAACCATTTTGTGGATTTGGGGTGACATTTGCATTAAGTTATGTGGAGCACAGACACGTGGTACAAGTCATTTCGATCCTGGTTGCAAATGAACCATAACCGTAGTCCTAAGAATCTGTCACAGATCTAGGTGCAATACTGTAGTTTATTTCGTAGTCATGCGAGGCTTGTAAGACTCGGAACTCCAGGTGAACGAGATAATTTGCCACCGACTGTATTTGACTGCGTGCATACTTCCCTGCGAAGGCAAGACAAGGAATGTAGAATATGAACGTGTGATCCACGAGTTCGATCGATCGATATGATGGCACATGGTTGCAGTAAGAAGACGAAAATGTTATAACTACCGATCTGAATGGCTTCGCTCTCCCTGTACCTTTTCGACTGTCTCTCCCTTGTGAAGTGATGCCTATTCCAACTGAAGTTGTGGGGTCTCTACCCCGTCCAAGCTGGCTACAGCAGGCTTTCGGGGATTATGATCAGGGAAAGATGTACGCGTATATTTCTTCAAATATAAAGTTCCCTGTCCTTGAATCCATTGTGGTCTCTCGTAGTTGGAATAAATCGAGATCCATGCAGGGGCGTTTCGGCTGAGATTTTGAGCTAACCGATCTTCGTAGAACATATGAAGAATTGCAAAAATACCAAGACAAAGCATGTGAAGATTCAA
This window harbors:
- a CDS encoding cobalamin-independent synthase, catalytic domain-containing protein: MPIPCEVVGSIPRPLKLQRAFAAYEARQITFEQLEPEINHACEDTIRRMEDAGQLVITDGEQRISSFATYPIFDTLHGTGLAENLVLDGHGQMFAIFADGHERRLPRLVSGPFRFKTFAADYMAQGLHFAQNLVKQCETDIRKCFQAGAVRVSIDFTEGRLALRNDSRNPWTGERLLDFFLELNNRVINRFTAVERAHIGVHTCPGGDWDSTHSLDVPYELLLKEMFRLGSYLIIGIPELL
- a CDS encoding 5-methyltetrahydropteroyltriglutamate-homocysteine S-methyltransferase; amino-acid sequence: MAFATVYLEPARLIDNDSLRERFQNAGYFLIQCASEKDRNKVFKLIGKHIRRDANGVKQELNWGNALAWHFLQMAYIGVTSTIDPRVESPEEIAQMLVAATKYIPADQLGATDDCGFSPFCDDKKPKHGGSPDYARDIAFQKIAARVKGARIASERLGI